The genomic window ATAATCAAATAAAAGTATTTAATCAACTAAAAATTGAGAGATGATAAAATCATCTCTCATTCTTTTGCTCTCTTCTGATTTTAATGAAATTATAATTTCCTTTTATTTTTCTTTTGAAACCCAGAGAAGTTATCGTAGGAAATATTCCGATTCTTCTTATCTGAAAAAGGTCATCAGAAAAGCAGACACTTCCAGAGTCTGTAGACACTGCAAATTTATATCCAGCTTCTTCTGCTATCTTTTTTACTCGATCATTTAAATCACCATAGGGATAGGCGAAGGATATAAGTTTTTGATTTAAAAGGTTTTCTAGGGTCTCCTTTGACTCGAAGATCTCATCTCTCGCCTCTTCAGGCTCTATACGGGAAAGTTTTACATGGGTTTTTGTATGACCACCAAACTCGATACCATATTTCTGCATCTCCAAGAGATGTTCCTTTGGCATTAAATTATATTTTTTTTCGGGATTACTTATATTTTCTACATCCCATTTATTATAATCAAGATGTGAAACAAGGTAAACTACAGCCTTGAATTCGTATTTTTTTAAAATAGGAAAAGCGTATTTGTAGTTATCCTCATATCCGTCATCAAAAGTAATCATAATCTGTTTTTTATTTTTATCGAATCTCTGTTTAAACCTGTTTTTAAGTAGGTCTTTAAATACTACTGTCTCATATCCCATATTTTTTAGAATGTTCATATGCTCGTCAAATTGCTCTGATGTTACATAGGTTCCGTGGACACCTTTTTCACTATCTTCCTTTATTACCCTGTGATACATTAGAATAGGCATTTCGTATTTTTTCTTTAGAACTATCTGTTTTTGATAAGCAATCTCAAGATTTCTTACTATCTTTTTTAGATCAAACTCTTTTTTTACTTTATGCCTAATTTCATGGAGCTCGTTTTCATTTAATTCGAAAGCTTCTCTTACATCCTCTAGCATCTTATCCCAGTCGAACCCTTCCTCTAACATTACCCCAATATCCCCAAAGTTTGAGCTGAGAGCCTCTGCTATATTATCTTTAGTTATAAGTCCTATGGATTTTGCTTCACCTATTGCTAAAACCGGCCTTCCAGAAAGGATGGCTTCTACAGCTACCCGTCCTGCTCCTATTACAAGGTCGGATTTCTTTATAAATTCAGGAATGTTGTTTACATAGCCGAAAAAATCAACCTTATCAGTGAATTTTTTAAATTTATCAGGGATATTTTTTCCACCGATTATCCTCACATGATAGAGATCAGAATTTAATGCTTTCTCTAATAAATTATAAGTAACTTCGCCCTTTGGTCCTGAGAGCCTTCCGATAATAGAGACTACTTTTTTTTCATTTTTAGGAAGGGGAGTTTCAATATATGAGTTTATATCAATACCATTTCTCAAGATCTCTATTCTATCCTCTTTTACCCCCAAATCCTTAATCAAGTGGTCTCTTATATTTTCACAAACTGCGAAAGAGTAATCCCCGAAAGCTTTGAAAATTTTTCTGCTGAGATGCACAGGCTGTCTGCCATGAACTGTAGTGATAAGAGGTATACCTGTCATAGTACACGCTATAGATGTGCTCCATGAAGAGGCCCTAGAATGGGCATGAGCAACCTGTATATCGTTTTTTTTGATGAAATCAACTAAAAATTTTACCTGTGATATTCGTTTTAAAAGATTACGTTTATTAAATTCTAATTTGTGAAACTCTCCATTAGTTTCTTTGGTAAAAGTATCAGATACAATGAAAACTTTGTGTCCCTTCTTTATAAGCCTGTCACTTAAAGTAGCGGCGTAAACCTCTGCCCCTGTAACTTCGAGCTGAGATAAAGCCATCAATATATTCATTTGTTCCTGCAGTATCTGTACTCAGATATGCAGTGCCCCCTTTCGAAAATTGATATTTTTATTTATTTTTTCATAGACTAAAAAATATATCAAAAATATTTTAATATATTTTAAGGTTTTTGTACTGGTTTGTCAATTTTTTAGAAATAGCCTGTGAAGTATTTATGTAAATTACTGACTTTTTCAAAAGTCTTCTGGTATTTTTCCTTGATGAAATGCCCTTGGGGTTCTTTTCTTCCAAGAGAAAAGTAATGAATTCTTTTATAATTCATAGGTAATAAAAATTTAAGACATGGTATAAACATGTATTTAGTGAATATATCTAAAATAATGAAAAAATTCTTGACAGAAATAGTCAAAAGTAATATACTTTTTATTGTACAAATGAATCACTTATCAAGAGAGGTGGAGGGACTGGCCCTTTGAAACCTCAGCAACCTGCCGTAAGGGGTGTGGTGCTAATTCCAGCGAGATGAGGATAGTCTTGAATAGATTACGTTAAGACCTCTTCTCTAAAAAGAAGAGTTTTTTTATTTATTAAGATAAAGCTCTTGAAAACAAAGTTTTTTTACATAGAATTGAGGAGTGATAGTGGATGATAGAGATAAAAAATCTCAATAAATTATATAGCAGTGCCATTGGGGATATACTCGCTGTAAAAAATGTCAATTTAAATATAAAAGAAGACGACATCTACGGTATAATGGGACTTAGCGGTGCAGGTAAGTCTACACTGATAAGGCTTTTAAACAGACTAGAGGAGCCGAGCAGTGGAGAGATTTTAGTAGAGGGAAACAATATTTTAAATTTTACAGAGAAAGAACTCAAAGAATATAGAAAAAAAACCGGAATGATATTTCAGCACTTTAATCTTCTCCAATCTAGAGATGTAGCTGGGAATATCGCCTTTGCACTAGAGATAGCAGGGTGGGATAAAAAAGATATTCCCTCGAGAGTTAGAGAGCTTCTGACACTTGTGGAACTAGGGGACAAGGAGAAGGCTTTTCCGAATCAGCTGTCAGGTGGTCAAAAACAAAGGGTTGCAATAGCAAGGGCTCTTGCAAATAATCCTAAGATACTATTGTCTGATGAGGCTACGAGTGCTCTTGATCCAAAGACTACAAAATCTATATTAGACCTTTTGAAAGAACTTCAGAAAAAGCTAGGACTTACTATAGTCTTAATTACACATCAGATGGAAG from uncultured Ilyobacter sp. includes these protein-coding regions:
- a CDS encoding ATP-binding cassette domain-containing protein; translation: MIEIKNLNKLYSSAIGDILAVKNVNLNIKEDDIYGIMGLSGAGKSTLIRLLNRLEEPSSGEILVEGNNILNFTEKELKEYRKKTGMIFQHFNLLQSRDVAGNIAFALEIAGWDKKDIPSRVRELLTLVELGDKEKAFPNQLSGGQKQRVAIARALANNPKILLSDEATSALDPKTTKSILDLLKELQKKLGLTIVLITHQMEVIRSVCNRAAIMDKGEVIEEGSVDRIFSNPRTEMAKDFVSHLIPEETDEIEFVKSPGKKIIKLSYVGQTVEKPIISQMVRMFEIDANIVSGSIDKLVTQNVGHLILELSGTRQEEALNWIKKEDVDVEVIHNG
- a CDS encoding polysaccharide deacetylase family protein, which codes for MNILMALSQLEVTGAEVYAATLSDRLIKKGHKVFIVSDTFTKETNGEFHKLEFNKRNLLKRISQVKFLVDFIKKNDIQVAHAHSRASSWSTSIACTMTGIPLITTVHGRQPVHLSRKIFKAFGDYSFAVCENIRDHLIKDLGVKEDRIEILRNGIDINSYIETPLPKNEKKVVSIIGRLSGPKGEVTYNLLEKALNSDLYHVRIIGGKNIPDKFKKFTDKVDFFGYVNNIPEFIKKSDLVIGAGRVAVEAILSGRPVLAIGEAKSIGLITKDNIAEALSSNFGDIGVMLEEGFDWDKMLEDVREAFELNENELHEIRHKVKKEFDLKKIVRNLEIAYQKQIVLKKKYEMPILMYHRVIKEDSEKGVHGTYVTSEQFDEHMNILKNMGYETVVFKDLLKNRFKQRFDKNKKQIMITFDDGYEDNYKYAFPILKKYEFKAVVYLVSHLDYNKWDVENISNPEKKYNLMPKEHLLEMQKYGIEFGGHTKTHVKLSRIEPEEARDEIFESKETLENLLNQKLISFAYPYGDLNDRVKKIAEEAGYKFAVSTDSGSVCFSDDLFQIRRIGIFPTITSLGFKRKIKGNYNFIKIRREQKNER